A DNA window from Aureibaculum sp. 2308TA14-22 contains the following coding sequences:
- a CDS encoding acyl-CoA dehydrogenase family protein, giving the protein MSTENNLLRGGQFLVREISSDEIFTPEDFNEEQQMMKESVTEFVDRELWPNKPNFENKDYALTEECMRKAGDLGFLSVSVPEEYEGMGMGFVSTMLVCDYISGATGSFSTAFGAHTGIGTMPITLYGTEEQKKKYVPKLASGEWFGSYCLTEPSAGSDANSGKTKAVLSDDGKYYSITGQKMWISNAGFCKLMIVFARIEDDKNITGFIVEYDKDNPNGITMGEEEHKLGIRASSTRQVFYNETKVPVENMLSTRGNGFKIAMNALNVGRIKLAVACLDAQRRTVTESIKYANERIQFKTPIAKFGAIRQKIAEMATNCWVGEAACYRAAKNIEDRIELRRNNGKDTHQEAELKSVEEYAIECSILKVAVSEHIQKCTDEGIQIFGGMGFSEETPMESAWRDARISRIYEGTNEINRMLSIGMLIKKAMKGHVDLLTPATAVANELTGIPSFDSPDASVLFAEEKQIIVNLKKLFLMVAGAALQKYGEKIEKHQQLMLASSDILIQIYLAESAILRAEKMAKKDGEAKVKEQIAMAKLNLFHAIDVIETAGKHSIISFTEGDEQRMMLMGLKRYIKYVNMPNIIELRNIIADKVTEKNKYCF; this is encoded by the coding sequence TTGAAAATAAAGATTATGCTTTAACAGAAGAGTGTATGCGTAAAGCAGGCGACTTAGGCTTTTTAAGTGTTTCTGTTCCTGAAGAATATGAAGGCATGGGTATGGGCTTTGTTTCTACTATGTTAGTTTGTGATTATATTTCAGGAGCTACAGGTTCTTTTAGTACTGCCTTTGGTGCTCATACTGGTATTGGCACCATGCCAATTACGCTATATGGAACTGAAGAACAAAAGAAAAAATATGTTCCGAAATTAGCGTCTGGAGAATGGTTTGGATCCTATTGTTTGACTGAACCAAGTGCGGGTAGTGATGCCAATTCTGGAAAAACAAAAGCAGTGTTATCTGATGACGGTAAATATTACAGTATCACAGGACAGAAAATGTGGATTTCAAATGCAGGATTCTGTAAACTGATGATTGTTTTTGCCAGAATTGAAGATGATAAAAACATTACAGGATTTATTGTTGAATATGATAAAGATAATCCTAACGGTATTACAATGGGTGAAGAAGAACATAAGTTGGGAATTAGAGCTTCTTCCACACGTCAGGTATTTTATAATGAAACTAAAGTTCCCGTAGAGAATATGTTATCAACTCGTGGTAACGGATTTAAAATTGCAATGAACGCTTTAAACGTTGGTCGTATAAAATTAGCGGTAGCTTGTTTAGATGCACAACGAAGAACCGTTACTGAATCCATTAAATATGCAAACGAACGTATTCAATTTAAAACACCAATTGCTAAATTTGGAGCTATCCGTCAAAAAATTGCGGAAATGGCAACCAATTGTTGGGTAGGTGAAGCTGCGTGTTATAGAGCCGCTAAAAACATTGAAGATAGAATTGAACTTAGAAGAAATAACGGTAAAGACACACATCAAGAAGCTGAGTTAAAATCTGTTGAAGAGTATGCCATCGAATGTTCAATTTTAAAAGTTGCCGTTTCTGAACATATCCAAAAATGTACGGATGAGGGTATTCAGATTTTTGGCGGCATGGGCTTTTCTGAAGAAACACCAATGGAATCGGCTTGGCGTGATGCTCGTATTTCTAGAATTTATGAAGGCACAAATGAAATCAACAGAATGTTATCCATAGGTATGTTGATTAAAAAAGCAATGAAAGGTCATGTAGATTTATTAACTCCAGCAACAGCTGTTGCTAATGAATTAACAGGAATCCCTTCTTTTGATTCACCTGATGCTTCAGTTCTATTTGCAGAAGAAAAACAAATAATTGTTAACCTTAAAAAGTTATTTTTAATGGTTGCGGGTGCTGCTTTACAAAAGTATGGTGAAAAAATTGAAAAGCATCAACAACTAATGTTAGCATCATCAGACATTTTAATTCAAATTTATCTGGCAGAATCTGCTATTTTACGTGCAGAAAAAATGGCGAAAAAAGACGGAGAAGCCAAAGTAAAAGAACAAATTGCAATGGCAAAACTGAATTTGTTCCATGCCATTGATGTTATTGAAACAGCTGGAAAGCATTCCATAATTTCCTTTACCGAAGGTGATGAACAACGTATGATGTTAATGGGATTAAAACGTTATATCAAGTATGTCAACATGCCTAATATTATCGAATTGCGAAACATTATTGCGGACAAAGTAACAGAGAAAAACAAGTATTGTTTTTAG
- a CDS encoding DUF1569 domain-containing protein, whose product MGKIITFDKTQQSKLYIMDFPNIFTKEISNQVIGRINNLTPETKGQWGTMNVGQMLAHCSVAYELHYDNKHPKPNAFTKFMIKLFAKKIVTGPAPYKRNSRTAPMFVMKEDKDFEKEKKRLVDYIQKTQELGEAHFDGKENLSFGKLTKNEWNNLFYKHLDHHLNQFGV is encoded by the coding sequence TTGGGTAAAATTATTACTTTTGATAAAACGCAACAATCAAAACTTTATATTATGGATTTCCCTAATATTTTCACCAAAGAAATTTCGAACCAAGTTATAGGCCGAATTAATAATCTAACACCAGAAACAAAAGGACAATGGGGAACCATGAATGTGGGTCAAATGTTAGCCCATTGCAGTGTAGCTTATGAATTGCATTATGATAATAAACACCCTAAACCTAATGCTTTCACAAAGTTTATGATTAAACTGTTTGCAAAGAAAATAGTAACGGGTCCTGCACCATATAAACGAAACTCCAGAACGGCCCCCATGTTTGTGATGAAAGAGGATAAAGATTTTGAAAAAGAAAAAAAGCGATTGGTTGATTACATTCAAAAAACTCAGGAATTGGGCGAAGCTCATTTTGATGGGAAAGAGAACCTTTCTTTTGGAAAATTAACTAAAAACGAATGGAATAATTTGTTTTATAAACATTTAGATCATCATTTGAATCAATTTGGGGTTTAG
- a CDS encoding pyridoxamine 5'-phosphate oxidase family protein: MDIIKNWSTIRTHFNKSFRSNLHVSIASVDAENNPTVTPIGTFFLNGDQTGFYFEKYPTKLPKNINSNNNICVLGVNSNKWFWLKSLFKVKFDKYPALKLYGELGHRRKATEIEISRLKRRMKTTNSLKGNKYLWGDMEYVREICFTKAEKVNIGKMTSYL, encoded by the coding sequence ATGGATATTATAAAAAATTGGTCAACAATAAGAACACATTTCAACAAGAGTTTTCGTTCAAATTTACACGTATCCATTGCCTCTGTTGATGCCGAAAATAATCCAACAGTAACACCAATTGGTACATTCTTTTTAAATGGAGATCAAACTGGATTTTATTTTGAAAAATATCCAACTAAACTTCCTAAAAACATAAACTCCAATAATAATATATGTGTTTTAGGGGTAAATAGTAATAAGTGGTTTTGGCTGAAATCTTTGTTTAAAGTAAAATTTGACAAGTATCCCGCACTAAAACTATACGGCGAACTGGGTCATAGAAGAAAAGCTACCGAAATTGAAATCAGCAGACTAAAACGTAGAATGAAAACCACCAATAGTCTAAAAGGCAATAAATACCTTTGGGGAGATATGGAATATGTACGAGAAATTTGTTTTACCAAAGCAGAAAAAGTGAATATTGGCAAAATGACCTCCTATTTGTAA